A stretch of Desulfobacter hydrogenophilus DNA encodes these proteins:
- a CDS encoding ORF6N domain-containing protein — protein sequence MTEIELVATEQITEKIYIIRGTKVMLDRDLASLYKVETKYLKQSVRKNINRFPEMRNMIAENEELRKIVEELKQQTDDRF from the coding sequence GTGACTGAAATAGAACTTGTTGCCACTGAACAAATTACAGAAAAAATTTATATTATCCGGGGCACTAAAGTTATGTTAGACAGGGATCTTGCATCCCTTTATAAAGTTGAAACAAAATATTTAAAACAGTCCGTCCGAAAAAATATAAACCGTTTCCCCGAAATGCGCAACATGATCGCTGAGAATGAAGAATTACGCAAAATCGTGGAGGAATTAAAGCAGCAGACAGATGACCGGTTTTGA
- a CDS encoding aldehyde ferredoxin oxidoreductase family protein: MKGFFNQILYVDLSNQKAEINTVDQTVYEKFLGGKGLATWLLTELNPPGIDPLSPENRLIFATGAVTGTATWGSSRYGVFTKSPLTGLYAESYSGGKVPEAIAATGFDAIVIHGRSDGLTLMEITPEGAFFHDACHLAGKDTFETESVVKSEFSDKYPKGWKTGLSVIGPAAEAGVKFSIIKNDGWRCAGRAGTGTVMGAKKLKAIVFSGNKKREVFDKKGLTRLAKAMAAEAKDNPVAQAYKSMGTSQMVKVMNNAGAFPTRYWTKGYAPHWEKISAEALHSQCDVTPHACAKCYLSCGRMTKVTQGEHKGLVLEGPEYETLYTFGGLCMVEEVEQIVRLNHVCDSLGIDTITAGNLAAFAMMAHEQGKSDYAIQFGDARAIEELLVKIATNAAGIGRTLAQGIRHAAKVFGMEDQAVHVKGMEPAGYDPRVLKGMGLAYAASDRGACHLRATFYKPELAGMIDPRQMEGKAKLFIDFEDRLTLFDTLILCKFYRDLYPWELLGEMITAATGMDGSKENLSGIALNVAAKAREFNLREGMTPSDETLAPAFYTPLKDSGAAITKNEMDFMLSDYQKIRNWNCE, encoded by the coding sequence GTGAAAGGTTTCTTTAATCAGATTCTTTACGTGGATCTGTCTAATCAGAAAGCAGAAATCAATACCGTGGATCAGACGGTGTACGAAAAATTTTTGGGGGGCAAGGGGCTTGCCACCTGGCTGCTGACGGAACTGAACCCACCGGGTATTGATCCCCTTTCGCCGGAAAACCGTCTGATCTTTGCCACGGGCGCCGTTACCGGCACCGCCACCTGGGGCAGTTCCAGGTACGGGGTCTTTACCAAATCCCCTTTGACCGGTCTCTATGCCGAGTCCTATTCCGGAGGTAAGGTCCCTGAAGCCATTGCCGCCACAGGCTTTGACGCCATTGTTATTCACGGCAGGTCAGACGGTTTGACCCTGATGGAAATCACTCCGGAAGGGGCCTTTTTCCACGACGCCTGCCACCTTGCCGGTAAAGACACCTTTGAAACCGAGTCCGTCGTTAAATCCGAATTCAGCGACAAGTACCCCAAGGGCTGGAAAACCGGACTCAGCGTGATCGGCCCGGCAGCCGAGGCCGGGGTTAAATTTTCCATCATTAAAAACGATGGATGGCGGTGTGCGGGACGGGCCGGAACCGGCACAGTCATGGGTGCAAAGAAACTGAAAGCCATTGTTTTTTCCGGAAACAAAAAACGGGAAGTTTTTGATAAAAAAGGGCTGACCCGACTTGCGAAGGCCATGGCTGCCGAGGCCAAAGATAATCCCGTGGCCCAGGCCTATAAGTCCATGGGTACCTCCCAGATGGTAAAGGTCATGAACAATGCTGGTGCTTTTCCCACCCGCTACTGGACCAAAGGATACGCCCCTCATTGGGAAAAAATATCGGCAGAGGCTCTGCACAGCCAATGCGATGTCACCCCCCATGCCTGCGCCAAATGCTATCTGTCCTGCGGCCGGATGACAAAGGTCACCCAGGGGGAACACAAGGGACTGGTGCTGGAAGGGCCGGAGTATGAGACCCTATACACCTTTGGCGGCCTGTGCATGGTAGAGGAGGTGGAGCAGATCGTCCGGCTCAACCATGTTTGCGACAGTCTGGGGATTGACACCATCACTGCCGGCAATTTGGCAGCCTTTGCCATGATGGCCCACGAACAGGGAAAATCCGACTATGCCATCCAATTCGGTGACGCCCGGGCTATCGAAGAACTGCTTGTTAAAATTGCGACCAATGCAGCGGGCATCGGCCGGACCCTGGCCCAGGGCATTCGCCATGCTGCGAAAGTCTTTGGTATGGAGGATCAGGCTGTGCATGTTAAGGGCATGGAACCGGCGGGCTACGATCCCAGGGTACTCAAGGGTATGGGCCTGGCCTATGCCGCCTCAGATCGGGGAGCCTGCCATCTGCGGGCAACCTTTTATAAACCTGAATTGGCCGGCATGATAGATCCCAGACAGATGGAGGGCAAAGCAAAACTCTTTATTGATTTTGAAGACAGACTCACCCTGTTTGACACCTTGATCCTGTGCAAGTTTTACCGAGACCTTTACCCCTGGGAACTGCTTGGAGAAATGATCACAGCAGCCACAGGCATGGACGGATCAAAGGAGAACCTGTCCGGCATCGCCCTGAACGTGGCAGCCAAAGCCCGGGAATTCAACCTGCGAGAAGGCATGACCCCGAGCGATGAGACCCTGGCACCTGCTTTTTACACGCCGCTTAAAGACTCCGGGGCCGCTATAACCAAAAATGAGATGGATTTTATGCTCAGTGACTACCAAAAAATTCGGAACTGGAATTGTGAATGA
- the mfd gene encoding transcription-repair coupling factor, with product MIYAILNSLKKNKHTMLAMGDDYAPKAWTIAQMFSRLNQPLVVVLPDAKKAAAFISDLQFFMPTDRQRIIFFPGSHYPGAKNISFHKETSASRLAALFSISETIRDRFLLVTYVDPLLSFLMPKDVMTDSFELVMANEEIDRDRLLENLEASGYTRSTLVEDPGEYAVRGGIIDIFSPGLKQPVRLEFFGDLVESIRHFSPYTQRGTKELAETIIVPATEAVITKQSLPHVQARLRKAGAQAGLTADRIRDYVNQIRDKGRFDGIESMLPIVYDSLATLFDYLPENTFFILDDADVLPQKAEEFHDGLKHHFSTLADEKRLSLPPESICRNWQTVEEKIFASKTLCFKTLMLERDKGTANVLSLKCSDNRALSESLRNRTKDATPLTPLVEWIGQQQQDVQYILFVLSQDAQAKRLNALLAPYGIEPQFCRNFSGLSDMKPGLYFTVGALSAGFIPDLENLSIVTEGEIFGKKRIRRRVSAKRDLKAEFIAPEELKNGDFVVHLEHGVGRYDGLFSLTVSGITQDFILVVYQDDDKLYVPVDRMEVIGKYIGVDGYTPVLDKIGSKSWTNSKAKAKAEVEKMAAGLLDLYARRKVAKGFSFSRPDNYYNDFEAGFPYEETRDQLRAIDDVHLDMEKDQPMDRLVCGDVGYGKTEVAIRAAFKAVNDGTQVALVVPTTILAEQHLNTFRERFNDYPVTTECLSRFRNRKEQTDILKRTAAGKVDIVIGTHRLLQKDVIFKSLGLLIIDEEQRFGVKHKEKLKEKRAAVDVLALSATPIPRTLHMSLTGMRDISVITTPPADRRPIISYITNYEDAVVREAVTKELDRKGQVFFVHNNIKTIFKTAENIQKMIPDAKVGVAHGRLSETELEKVMEQFIHQQINVLVCTTIIESGLDIPSANTMIIDNAERFGLSQIYQLRGRIGRGDDQAYAYLFISDESRLTKDARKRLAALMEHRDLGSGFQIAMKDLQIRGAGTALGASQSGHIAAVGYDMFLKLLDHAVKDMKGEHVTDPLEPEINASMSSGFPDDYIESVEQRLTIYRRLSRLTRVSDIADMKKELVDRYGKLPKSAENMLLKIMLRIFAIKAGVKRLDVTPDVLVLEFSPDHMTRTLTDIETILKKTVDAKFVKKTSVRIQLGRKRSNISRALLDTKQILSSIF from the coding sequence TCCTTTCATAAAGAGACATCTGCCTCAAGACTTGCGGCCCTGTTCAGCATTAGTGAGACCATCCGGGACAGGTTTCTTCTGGTGACGTATGTTGATCCGCTTTTATCTTTCCTGATGCCCAAAGACGTCATGACAGACAGTTTTGAACTGGTTATGGCAAATGAAGAGATTGACAGGGATCGGTTGCTGGAAAATCTTGAAGCAAGCGGGTATACCAGATCCACCCTTGTTGAGGACCCTGGTGAGTATGCAGTCAGGGGTGGTATTATTGACATATTTTCCCCGGGGCTCAAACAGCCGGTCCGCCTGGAATTTTTTGGGGATCTTGTGGAATCCATACGCCATTTTTCGCCCTATACCCAGCGCGGCACAAAGGAACTTGCTGAAACCATTATTGTTCCGGCCACGGAAGCTGTGATCACAAAACAAAGTTTGCCCCATGTCCAGGCCCGTCTGCGAAAGGCAGGCGCCCAGGCCGGACTTACCGCGGACAGAATCCGGGATTACGTCAACCAGATCCGGGACAAAGGGCGGTTTGACGGCATCGAGTCCATGTTGCCCATTGTGTATGATTCCCTGGCCACCTTGTTCGACTATTTACCGGAAAACACCTTTTTCATACTGGATGATGCCGATGTGCTGCCTCAAAAGGCAGAGGAGTTCCATGACGGGTTAAAGCATCATTTTAGTACCCTGGCTGATGAAAAACGATTAAGCCTGCCCCCGGAATCCATTTGCCGGAACTGGCAGACCGTCGAAGAAAAAATATTTGCATCTAAAACCCTTTGTTTTAAAACGCTCATGCTGGAACGGGACAAAGGTACGGCTAATGTTCTTTCCCTGAAGTGTTCAGACAACCGGGCGCTGTCGGAATCCTTGCGCAACAGAACAAAAGACGCCACACCGTTAACCCCTTTGGTGGAATGGATTGGGCAACAGCAGCAGGATGTTCAATACATTTTGTTTGTGCTCAGCCAGGATGCCCAGGCAAAGCGGTTGAATGCACTTCTTGCGCCCTACGGCATCGAGCCGCAATTTTGCCGCAATTTCAGTGGTCTTTCCGATATGAAGCCCGGCTTATATTTTACCGTGGGCGCTTTAAGCGCAGGCTTTATCCCGGACCTGGAAAATCTTAGTATTGTGACCGAAGGTGAGATTTTCGGCAAAAAACGAATCCGGCGCAGGGTGTCGGCAAAACGGGATTTAAAGGCGGAGTTCATTGCTCCCGAAGAGCTTAAAAACGGCGATTTTGTGGTTCATTTAGAGCATGGGGTAGGGCGGTATGATGGTTTGTTCAGCCTTACGGTATCCGGCATCACCCAGGATTTTATTCTGGTGGTCTACCAGGATGATGATAAGCTCTACGTCCCCGTGGACAGGATGGAGGTCATCGGCAAGTATATCGGAGTGGACGGCTACACCCCCGTGCTGGATAAAATAGGATCCAAATCCTGGACAAATTCCAAGGCCAAGGCCAAGGCCGAAGTTGAAAAAATGGCAGCAGGCCTGCTTGATCTGTATGCCCGGCGCAAAGTGGCCAAAGGATTTTCATTCAGCCGTCCGGATAACTACTACAATGATTTTGAAGCAGGCTTCCCCTATGAAGAGACAAGGGATCAACTGCGTGCCATAGACGATGTCCACCTGGATATGGAAAAGGATCAACCCATGGACCGGCTGGTCTGCGGGGATGTGGGCTATGGAAAAACCGAAGTGGCCATCCGAGCCGCGTTCAAGGCGGTGAACGACGGCACACAGGTGGCGTTGGTGGTGCCTACCACCATCCTGGCCGAGCAGCACCTGAATACGTTCCGGGAGCGTTTCAATGATTATCCGGTCACCACCGAGTGTCTGTCCCGTTTCCGTAACAGAAAAGAACAGACCGATATCTTAAAAAGAACCGCCGCAGGTAAAGTGGATATTGTCATCGGTACCCACAGGCTATTGCAAAAGGATGTGATCTTTAAGTCCCTGGGGCTTTTGATTATTGACGAAGAGCAGCGGTTCGGGGTCAAGCACAAGGAAAAATTAAAAGAAAAACGGGCTGCGGTGGATGTCCTGGCACTGTCTGCCACACCCATTCCAAGAACCCTGCACATGTCTTTGACTGGTATGCGCGATATTTCCGTGATTACCACCCCGCCCGCAGACCGCCGGCCCATTATTTCATACATCACCAACTACGAAGATGCAGTAGTCCGGGAAGCGGTTACCAAAGAGCTGGATAGAAAGGGCCAGGTCTTTTTTGTTCACAACAACATAAAAACCATATTCAAAACAGCCGAAAATATACAAAAAATGATTCCCGATGCAAAGGTCGGTGTGGCCCATGGCAGATTGTCCGAAACCGAACTTGAAAAGGTGATGGAACAGTTCATTCACCAGCAGATCAATGTGCTGGTCTGCACCACCATTATTGAATCGGGGCTGGACATCCCCAGTGCCAACACCATGATTATAGACAACGCAGAGCGTTTCGGCCTGTCCCAGATCTACCAGCTGCGCGGCCGTATCGGACGGGGGGACGACCAGGCTTACGCATATCTGTTTATTTCAGATGAGTCCCGGCTTACCAAAGATGCCAGAAAGCGGCTGGCAGCCCTTATGGAACACCGGGACCTTGGGTCCGGATTTCAGATTGCCATGAAAGACCTTCAGATTCGCGGGGCAGGGACGGCCTTAGGCGCCTCCCAGTCTGGTCACATTGCAGCCGTGGGTTATGATATGTTTCTTAAACTTTTGGACCATGCCGTTAAAGATATGAAGGGTGAGCATGTCACCGACCCGCTGGAACCTGAAATCAACGCATCCATGTCTTCGGGGTTTCCAGATGATTACATCGAATCTGTGGAGCAGCGTTTGACCATTTACCGAAGACTGTCACGACTGACCCGGGTATCAGACATCGCCGACATGAAAAAAGAGTTGGTGGACCGGTATGGTAAGCTGCCCAAATCGGCTGAAAACATGCTGCTTAAAATCATGCTCAGGATTTTTGCCATCAAGGCCGGGGTCAAACGTCTGGATGTTACCCCGGATGTATTGGTCCTGGAGTTCTCCCCCGACCATATGACCCGCACCCTGACTGACATTGAAACCATCTTGAAAAAGACAGTGGATGCAAAGTTTGTCAAAAAAACAAGTGTCCGCATCCAGCTTGGGCGCAAACGCAGTAATATTTCACGGGCGTTGCTTGATACAAAGCAGATTTTGTCATCTATTTTTTAA
- a CDS encoding glutamine amidotransferase, translating to MKPVAIIKTGNTFSDIKNNHGDFETWIANGLGSATPAIEIIDVTLHHPLPQPDSLAGAVITGSHDNVTDNPHYCAELESWIRRMVAAQTPLLGICFGHQIIAKALGGVVDFHPVSLEVGTKEIQLLETGQKDMLFRGMPDRFKAHVFHSQSIRELPGKAVILVKNSFEPYQAVRFAPRTWGVQFHPEADDAIAKCYLFHLADDIRKSGQSLNQLSAQLEKTPYAAAILERFGHILSTMV from the coding sequence ATGAAACCTGTTGCCATCATTAAGACAGGAAACACATTTTCTGATATTAAAAACAATCACGGCGATTTTGAAACCTGGATAGCAAATGGGCTCGGTTCTGCTACTCCTGCCATTGAGATCATTGATGTAACATTGCACCATCCGTTGCCGCAACCGGACAGCTTGGCTGGGGCCGTTATTACCGGTTCCCATGACAATGTCACTGATAATCCGCACTATTGTGCAGAATTGGAAAGTTGGATCCGCCGAATGGTCGCAGCTCAGACCCCTTTGCTCGGGATCTGTTTCGGTCATCAAATTATAGCAAAAGCTCTGGGTGGCGTGGTGGATTTTCACCCAGTCAGCCTGGAAGTCGGAACCAAAGAGATCCAATTGCTTGAGACTGGACAAAAAGATATGCTGTTCCGGGGCATGCCGGATCGATTTAAGGCTCATGTCTTCCATTCCCAAAGCATACGGGAACTGCCCGGAAAGGCTGTTATACTGGTAAAAAACAGCTTTGAACCCTACCAGGCTGTAAGATTTGCTCCCCGGACATGGGGGGTGCAGTTTCACCCCGAAGCTGATGATGCCATTGCAAAATGTTATCTTTTTCATTTAGCCGATGATATCAGAAAAAGCGGTCAGAGTTTGAATCAACTCAGCGCCCAGCTGGAAAAAACCCCTTATGCCGCCGCTATTCTTGAGCGATTCGGCCACATACTCTCAACCATGGTATAA
- a CDS encoding PocR ligand-binding domain-containing protein, with protein MQLTDLMPVEKWIELELELADEFHFQSSVFNTEGVRITDNANWSNSLCPVIKSTEKGQSFICAVAHMNMSNQARTTKEAVIEECDAGLLKLVVPIFFKEEYLGVIGGCGLLAEDGEVDEFAINKITEIDEEKIRELSADAQTITNEALQDACDLIRSRLEENMYDYTDCQK; from the coding sequence ATGCAGTTAACCGATCTTATGCCCGTTGAAAAATGGATTGAACTTGAATTGGAATTGGCGGATGAATTTCATTTTCAAAGCTCTGTTTTTAACACCGAGGGGGTGCGGATCACTGATAACGCCAATTGGTCCAACTCCCTGTGCCCGGTGATCAAATCCACTGAAAAAGGACAGAGTTTTATCTGTGCTGTTGCCCATATGAATATGTCCAACCAGGCCCGCACTACAAAAGAGGCAGTGATAGAGGAGTGTGATGCCGGATTGCTCAAGCTGGTTGTTCCAATTTTTTTTAAAGAGGAATACCTGGGTGTTATTGGCGGATGCGGTCTTCTTGCAGAGGATGGCGAGGTGGACGAATTTGCCATCAATAAAATTACCGAGATTGATGAAGAAAAGATACGGGAACTATCAGCAGATGCCCAGACCATTACCAATGAAGCCCTTCAAGATGCATGTGATTTAATCCGGAGTCGTTTAGAAGAGAATATGTACGATTATACCGATTGCCAAAAATAA